Proteins from one Coffea arabica cultivar ET-39 chromosome 8c, Coffea Arabica ET-39 HiFi, whole genome shotgun sequence genomic window:
- the LOC113705398 gene encoding (-)-germacrene D synthase-like, producing MEVSLQVQPVSRRTANYHPSVWGEYFLAYASDIKADNFSEEEGELQRLEDEVRKMLTETPDESPGKLDLIDTIRRLGVSYHFESEIEGSLQNIYNACDEMNNKDANDLHTIALRFRLLRQQGFYASSDVFDNFKNPEGDFKESLASNVQGMLSLYEAANFGVHGENVLEEALKFSMSNLESMIPNLSNFLAAQVVQALKVPIQKSLTRIAARQYISFYQQDESHDKLLLKFAKLDFNILQKLHQKELGCLTAWWKNLDLATNTPFARDRLVECYYWILGVYFEPKYCLARTILTKVISITSIIDDIYDVYGTIDELTIFTDAIERWNIHELDQLPSYMRHCYRALLDTYTDYEEELGKEAKSERLTYAKLEMKKLVKAYFEEAKWFHNGYVPRVEEYMKVALVTGAYMMLATTSMVGMGDSVTTHAFDWITNEPLIVRAASVICRLMDDMAGHEFEQERGHVASAVECYVNEYGVTKQEAFDELNRQTAKAWKDINGECLNSNAVPMEALQRVLNLAKVICLIYKDEDGYTHSATVLKDYISLMLVDPVPT from the exons GaatattttcttgcatatgcaTCTGATATTAAAGCA GACAATTTCTCGGAAGAAGAGGGCGAGCTTCAACGGCTAGAAGATGAGGTCAGAAAGATGCTAACTGAAACTCCTGACGAGTCTCCCGGAAAGCTAGACTTGATTGACACCATCCGACGTCTTGGGGTTTCATATCATTTTGAAAGTGAGATTGAGGGGTCATTGCAAAACATTTACAATGCCTGTGATGAGATGAATAACAAAGATGCAAATGATCTCCACACTATTGCTCTTCGTTTCCGATTACTTAGGCAGCAAGGTTTTTATGCCTCTTCTG ATGTGTTCGACAATTTCAAGAATCCAGAAGGAGATTTTAAGGAATCTCTGGCGAGCAATGTGCAAGGAATGTTGAGCTTGTACGAGGCAGCAAACTTCGGAGTGCATGGGGAGAATGTTTTGGAGGAAGCGCTGAAGTTTTCAATGAGTAATCTGGAATCTATGATTCCCAACTTGAGCAATTTCCTTGCTGCACAAGTTGTTCAAGCTCTTAAGGTGCCAATCCAGAAATCTTTGACAAGGATTGCAGCAAGGCAATACATATCTTTCTACCAGCAAGACGAATCCCATGATAAATTACTGCTAAAATTTGCAAAATTGGATTTTAACATATTGCAGAAGTTGCATCAGAAGGAACTAGGCTGTCTAACAGC ATGGTGGAAAAACTTGGATTTGGCGACGAACACACCTTTTGCAAGAGACCGACTGGTGGAGTGCTACTATTGGATTTTGGGAGTGTACTTTGAGCCCAAATATTGCCTCGCTAGAACAATCCTAACCAAAGTAATCTCCATCACTTCTATAATCGACGACATTTATGATGTGTATGGGACTATTGATGAATTAACCATTTTCACAGATGCAATAGAGCG GTGGAACATCCATGAATTGGATCAGCTACCATCTTATATGAGGCACTGTTACCGTGCCTTGTTGGATACTTACACAGACTACGAGGAAGAGTTGGGCAAGGAAGCCAAATCAGAGAGACTCACCTATGCAAAATTAGAG ATGAAAAAGTTAGTGAAGGCATACTTTGAAGAGGCCAAATGGTTTCACAATGGCTATGTCCCGAGAGTTGAGGAGTACATGAAGGTAGCACTAGTGACAGGTGCATACATGATGCTAGCAACAACTTCCATGGTTGGAATGGGAGATTCAGTGACTACACATGCCTTTGATTGGATAACAAACGAACCATTAATTGTTAGAGCTGCATCAGTAATTTGTAGACTAATGGACGACATGGCTGGACACGAG TTTGAGCAGGAAAGAGGACATGTGGCCTCAGCTGTTGAGTGTTATGTGAATGAATATGGGGTTACAAAGCAAGAGGCATTTGATGAGCTTAACAGACAGACAGCCAAGGCATGGAAAGATATTAATGGAGAATGCCTCAATTCAAATGCAGTGCCCATGGAGGCTCTTCAGCGAGTTCTGAACCTTGCTAAGGTGATATGTCTGATATACAAAGATGAAGATGGGTATACACATTCTGCAACGGTGCTCAAGGATTATATTTCCCTTATGCTCGTTGATCCTGTCCCGACATGA